A single genomic interval of Cellvibrio sp. PSBB023 harbors:
- a CDS encoding PAS domain S-box protein: MKHPLALVALACLSCNTYADIFSVFREADGSTKWQYVANTTASILIPTLVIVLVFMVRAHWRAVRSNRALTDIKATLEDRVAHRTAELQEREAYITSIVNSMPVMLIGLNQQLQITQWNKKAEEVTGRPLKDVVGKNLWEAYSSITLTQAQVLSVLESGETMIIKHAQPGQYSFDITLYPLDKQDDTGIVILISDVTKQVNAENKLAERDKVSAMGELASAMVYDISLPINSIFARVSSARQELEAADLGEVKGFLLSEVEAVRQSAQQATAIAQNLLELASSHRETKQLEAVPPIMDHSIELASQLFKDADGLAFKQINIRRNYAANLPNIPCFPAELAQVFVRLMRNAFYALNAKSWDDDNKPWINIEIGEFYDSLWIKLAHNGKCLSEDEQLDIFQPFFAMNSHPETCPVEQRLSYSYFIITHHHRGQMAVTSDEQNGTCFNIQLALG; this comes from the coding sequence ATGAAACACCCCTTGGCCCTAGTTGCTCTTGCCTGCCTTAGCTGTAATACCTATGCCGATATCTTTTCTGTATTCCGCGAGGCAGATGGCAGTACCAAGTGGCAATACGTGGCGAATACAACGGCCAGTATCTTAATTCCGACCCTGGTGATAGTGCTGGTGTTTATGGTGCGCGCCCACTGGCGTGCTGTGCGTTCCAACCGCGCACTGACCGATATCAAAGCCACACTGGAAGATCGCGTTGCACACCGTACGGCGGAGTTGCAGGAGCGGGAGGCCTATATCACCAGCATTGTGAACTCCATGCCGGTGATGTTGATTGGCTTGAATCAGCAATTGCAAATAACCCAGTGGAACAAAAAAGCCGAAGAGGTGACCGGTCGCCCCTTGAAAGATGTGGTAGGCAAAAATTTGTGGGAGGCCTACTCCTCCATCACCCTCACGCAAGCGCAAGTCTTGTCGGTGCTGGAATCCGGCGAGACCATGATCATCAAACACGCCCAGCCCGGTCAGTACAGTTTTGACATCACCTTGTATCCGCTCGATAAGCAAGATGATACCGGTATAGTGATTTTGATTTCCGATGTGACCAAGCAAGTCAACGCGGAAAACAAATTGGCCGAGCGCGACAAGGTATCGGCCATGGGCGAGTTGGCCTCGGCCATGGTGTACGACATCAGCCTGCCGATTAACAGTATCTTTGCCCGGGTATCCAGCGCCCGCCAGGAATTGGAAGCAGCAGACTTGGGTGAAGTGAAAGGGTTTTTATTAAGCGAAGTGGAAGCAGTGCGCCAAAGTGCGCAACAGGCAACGGCCATCGCCCAAAACTTATTGGAGCTGGCCAGCAGCCACCGCGAAACCAAACAACTGGAAGCGGTTCCGCCCATTATGGATCACAGTATCGAACTGGCGAGCCAGTTGTTTAAAGATGCCGATGGCTTAGCCTTTAAACAAATTAATATTCGCCGCAACTACGCCGCCAACCTGCCGAACATTCCCTGTTTCCCTGCCGAGCTGGCACAGGTGTTTGTGCGCCTGATGCGCAACGCGTTTTATGCGCTCAACGCCAAATCCTGGGACGACGACAACAAACCCTGGATTAATATCGAGATAGGTGAGTTTTATGATTCGCTATGGATCAAGCTGGCGCACAACGGCAAATGCCTGAGCGAAGATGAACAGCTGGATATTTTCCAACCCTTTTTTGCCATGAACAGCCACCCGGAAACTTGCCCGGTTGAACAGCGTTTATCCTATTCCTATTTTATTATTACCCATCACCATCGCGGCCAAATGGCGGTGACATCCGATGAGCAAAACGGCACCTGTTTTAATATTCAATTAGCGCTGGGCTAA
- a CDS encoding MFS transporter: MHTELTVPASWGDLLRNGNFLKSIAVTGGVALHATNVYLVTTILPSVVSDIGGLGYYAWNTTLFIVASIIGSALTSKLLSSFSARRAYLLALGIFAVGSILCASASNMPWLLLGRTVQGLGGGILAALGYALIRTLFEPRLWARAIALVCGMWGVATLLGPALGGIFAEAGHWRFAFWALLPVLLFQTLVVVLKLSDEQPKSGAAELIPVRQIILLTASALAIAMAGQLESNSGRALALLLGIGLALVMVWVDKRESAPLLPDGAYSARQPLGQIYICIGLLMIALSPEIFVPYFLQIIHGHSPLIAGYITATMAAGWSLASLFSSGCNTQIAARLVRIGPLLVAISLAALAWLMPVNGNFPPITETVLIILALTGAGFGVGLCWPHLLTRVLQLANPAQENLASSAITSVQLYAMAVGAALAGLVSNAAGISYVGGVAGASNAAYWLLIGFAVPAFGAYWLVGRIRRE, encoded by the coding sequence TTGCATACTGAGTTGACTGTGCCTGCATCCTGGGGCGATTTACTGCGTAATGGTAATTTTCTGAAGTCGATTGCGGTGACTGGTGGCGTTGCCCTTCATGCGACGAATGTTTATCTGGTGACGACCATATTGCCTTCGGTCGTCAGCGATATTGGCGGGCTGGGTTATTACGCGTGGAATACCACGCTCTTTATCGTTGCATCGATTATCGGTTCAGCTTTGACCAGCAAACTGTTATCCAGCTTTAGCGCGCGTCGTGCCTATTTGCTGGCATTGGGGATTTTTGCGGTGGGTTCTATTCTCTGCGCCTCTGCATCCAACATGCCTTGGCTGTTGCTTGGGCGAACAGTGCAAGGTTTGGGGGGCGGTATTCTTGCCGCCTTGGGCTATGCCTTAATCCGCACCTTATTTGAGCCGCGGTTATGGGCGCGCGCCATTGCACTGGTGTGCGGTATGTGGGGTGTAGCAACCTTGCTGGGCCCCGCCCTGGGCGGGATATTTGCTGAGGCAGGTCATTGGCGTTTTGCCTTTTGGGCACTGTTGCCGGTCTTGTTGTTTCAAACCCTGGTAGTCGTTCTAAAGTTAAGTGATGAGCAACCCAAGAGTGGCGCGGCGGAGCTTATCCCGGTGCGACAAATTATATTGCTCACCGCCTCGGCGCTTGCCATTGCCATGGCGGGGCAATTGGAGAGCAATAGTGGGCGAGCGCTTGCACTTTTGTTGGGCATCGGTCTGGCATTGGTCATGGTGTGGGTCGACAAGCGCGAGTCTGCGCCGTTGCTTCCGGATGGCGCCTATTCCGCTCGCCAGCCATTGGGGCAAATTTATATTTGTATCGGCCTGTTAATGATTGCGCTCTCGCCTGAAATTTTTGTGCCTTATTTTCTGCAAATTATTCACGGCCATTCACCCTTAATTGCCGGTTATATAACGGCGACCATGGCGGCGGGCTGGAGCTTGGCATCGCTGTTTAGCTCGGGCTGCAATACACAAATCGCCGCCAGGTTGGTGCGAATTGGCCCGCTGTTGGTGGCTATCTCCCTGGCAGCACTTGCCTGGTTAATGCCGGTGAATGGCAACTTCCCTCCCATCACGGAGACAGTGTTGATCATTCTTGCCCTGACCGGTGCGGGTTTTGGTGTGGGATTGTGCTGGCCACATTTGTTAACCCGCGTTCTCCAATTGGCTAACCCTGCCCAGGAAAATCTGGCGTCCTCGGCGATTACCAGTGTGCAGCTTTATGCAATGGCCGTGGGCGCAGCGCTTGCGGGGTTGGTGTCCAATGCGGCGGGAATATCTTACGTAGGTGGTGTGGCAGGGGCCAGTAATGCCGCTTACTGGTTGTTGATCGGTTTTGCTGTTCCGGCATTCGGCGCCTATTGGCTGGTTGGTCGTATACGACGCGAATAA
- a CDS encoding metalloregulator ArsR/SmtB family transcription factor has protein sequence MNYTTKNLDNNPGSTTERILFRLKSKGPASTAVLAQELEMTAEAGRLQIQKLLAAGLIEGQTESSNGAGRPKQLWQLTSAGYSRFPDSHAQLAVQLIASVNTLFGTQGMEQLIQQRENAMRATYMEACNPLPDIEHKLTRLAELRENEGYMARVETDGEDWLLIEDHCPICAAATSCQAFCRSELQLFQTVLGSRVSVEREEYLLSMGRRCVYRIRLIEENKKGQIK, from the coding sequence ATGAATTACACAACAAAAAACTTGGATAATAATCCTGGCTCAACGACTGAGCGGATTTTGTTCAGGCTCAAATCGAAGGGACCCGCCTCCACGGCTGTACTTGCGCAAGAACTGGAAATGACGGCGGAAGCAGGACGCTTGCAGATACAAAAGCTGCTGGCGGCAGGCTTGATTGAAGGCCAAACAGAATCAAGCAATGGCGCTGGCCGCCCAAAACAACTGTGGCAGCTCACCTCAGCCGGTTATTCCCGCTTCCCCGATTCCCATGCACAACTAGCCGTGCAGTTAATTGCCTCGGTAAATACCCTGTTTGGCACACAGGGCATGGAGCAACTTATCCAGCAGCGGGAAAACGCTATGCGGGCGACCTACATGGAAGCCTGTAACCCGCTGCCGGACATCGAACACAAACTAACCCGACTGGCAGAGCTACGCGAAAACGAAGGGTATATGGCTCGCGTAGAAACCGATGGCGAGGACTGGTTATTAATTGAAGATCATTGCCCGATTTGCGCAGCAGCGACCAGTTGCCAAGCGTTTTGCCGCTCGGAGTTGCAATTATTCCAAACGGTATTAGGGAGCAGGGTAAGCGTAGAACGCGAGGAATATTTACTGTCCATGGGGCGCCGCTGCGTGTATCGGATTCGCTTGATAGAAGAAAATAAAAAAGGGCAAATCAAATAA
- the nirD gene encoding nitrite reductase small subunit NirD, with protein MSEKPWISVCEIDDLMPDTGVCALVNHQQVAIFRSRRLNEIFAISNYDPIGEANVLSRGIIGSIGDEVVVASPLYKEHYNLRTGECLEKPEYTLTVFPVRVDDGLVQVQA; from the coding sequence ATGAGTGAAAAACCCTGGATTAGCGTGTGCGAGATTGATGACTTAATGCCGGATACTGGCGTCTGTGCGCTTGTAAATCATCAGCAGGTCGCGATTTTCCGCTCGCGCCGCTTGAATGAAATTTTTGCCATCAGTAACTACGATCCTATCGGCGAGGCGAATGTATTGTCGCGCGGTATTATCGGTTCGATTGGTGATGAGGTAGTCGTGGCATCGCCACTCTACAAAGAGCACTACAACCTGCGCACCGGCGAGTGTTTGGAAAAGCCTGAGTACACCCTGACGGTATTTCCGGTGCGGGTGGATGACGGTTTGGTGCAAGTGCAAGCGTGA
- the nirB gene encoding nitrite reductase large subunit NirB: MKKRIVVVGNGMVGHKFIDNLVNHGDADQYQVVTFSEEPRLAYDRVQLSKYFSGSTADDLMLTSEAYYRDHQVEFILKDKVVDLDIDNKEVITASGRREGYDKLILATGSFPFVPPIAGNNGEHCLVYRTIEDLEAITRSASVSKIGVVVGGGLLGLEAAAALKAAGLETHVVEFAPRLMAVQLDDGGGKLLRRKIEAIGVKVHTQKATTEIVAGTDARYRMNFADGSHLETDMILFSAGIRPQDELARKCGLGVGERGGIIVDNHCQTTANDIYAIGECALWNNRIFGLVAPGYQMAKVALSHITGGSEQFTGADMSTKLKLLGVDVASIGDAQGATPGSLSYTYSNDVDEVYKRLVVSADKKKLLGAVLVGDVEAYGTLQQICVNGMDLPDDPNSLILPNVDGSGMAIGVDALPETAMICSCYDVSKGAICCSVQNGARTMGDIKTITKASTGCGGCTALTKQVMDAELKKLGVEVSNHICEHFPHSRQELADIVRIKKIKTFDHLLDEHGHGLGCEICKPAVASILAAFWNEFVLDEKHIGLQDTNDIFLGNMQKDGTYSIVPRIAGGEITPDKLIVLGQVAKEYKLYTKITGGQRIDLFGAQLHQLPAIWKVLVDAGFETGHAYGKSLRTVKSCVGSTWCRYGVLDSVGMAIELENRYKGVRAPHKIKFGVSGCTRECAEAQSKDFGVIATETGWSLYVCGNGGMRPRHADLFATGLDDVTLIQYIDRIMMFYIRTADRLQRTSVWLENLEGGLAYLKKVVIDDKLSICAELEAQMAYNISQYQCEWKTTVENEALQKRFKHFINTNATDSHLAYVVEREQIRPATAEERSNSSIQFVELVD; encoded by the coding sequence ATGAAAAAGCGTATTGTTGTCGTTGGCAATGGCATGGTGGGGCACAAGTTTATCGACAATCTGGTCAATCATGGGGATGCAGATCAATACCAGGTGGTTACTTTTTCGGAGGAGCCGCGCCTGGCTTATGATCGCGTGCAGCTCTCCAAATATTTTTCCGGCTCAACCGCAGATGATTTAATGCTGACCAGCGAAGCGTATTACCGCGACCATCAGGTTGAATTTATTTTAAAAGATAAAGTGGTTGATCTGGATATCGACAATAAAGAAGTTATCACCGCGTCCGGGCGACGCGAAGGCTATGACAAATTAATTCTCGCGACGGGCTCCTTCCCTTTTGTTCCGCCTATCGCCGGTAATAATGGCGAACACTGTTTGGTGTATCGCACCATTGAAGATCTGGAAGCTATTACCCGTTCCGCCAGCGTCAGTAAAATTGGAGTTGTGGTGGGTGGCGGACTGCTGGGGTTGGAAGCGGCCGCCGCACTGAAAGCCGCAGGCCTTGAAACCCATGTGGTGGAATTTGCACCGCGCTTGATGGCGGTGCAACTGGATGACGGCGGCGGTAAATTATTGCGTCGTAAAATTGAAGCCATCGGCGTAAAAGTTCACACGCAAAAAGCGACCACTGAGATTGTCGCAGGCACAGATGCGCGCTATCGCATGAATTTTGCCGATGGCAGCCATTTGGAAACCGATATGATTTTGTTCTCCGCTGGCATTCGCCCACAGGATGAACTTGCACGCAAATGTGGCCTGGGTGTTGGTGAGCGCGGTGGCATTATTGTGGACAACCACTGCCAAACCACGGCAAACGATATTTATGCCATTGGCGAATGCGCGCTGTGGAACAATCGCATTTTTGGATTGGTTGCCCCCGGCTACCAAATGGCAAAAGTGGCGCTGTCCCATATCACTGGCGGCAGCGAACAATTCACCGGTGCGGATATGAGCACCAAATTAAAATTACTCGGTGTTGATGTGGCATCGATTGGCGATGCGCAGGGCGCAACACCCGGTTCACTCAGCTACACCTATAGCAATGATGTGGACGAAGTTTACAAACGCCTTGTGGTATCGGCCGATAAGAAAAAATTATTGGGCGCGGTACTGGTGGGCGATGTAGAAGCCTACGGCACACTGCAACAAATCTGTGTGAATGGCATGGATTTACCGGATGATCCCAACAGTTTAATTCTGCCAAATGTCGATGGTAGCGGTATGGCGATTGGTGTGGATGCACTGCCGGAAACCGCGATGATTTGCTCCTGCTACGATGTTAGCAAAGGCGCAATTTGCTGTTCGGTACAAAACGGTGCGCGCACGATGGGCGATATCAAAACCATCACCAAAGCATCAACCGGCTGTGGTGGTTGCACGGCGCTCACCAAACAAGTCATGGATGCTGAATTGAAAAAACTGGGCGTTGAAGTGAGCAATCATATTTGCGAACACTTCCCACACTCCCGGCAGGAATTGGCGGATATTGTACGCATCAAAAAAATCAAAACCTTTGACCATCTGTTGGATGAACACGGCCATGGCCTGGGCTGCGAGATTTGCAAACCCGCAGTGGCTTCTATTCTGGCGGCTTTCTGGAATGAATTTGTGTTGGATGAAAAACACATCGGCCTGCAAGACACCAACGATATTTTCCTGGGCAATATGCAAAAAGATGGAACCTATTCCATTGTGCCGCGTATCGCCGGTGGTGAAATCACGCCCGATAAACTGATCGTGTTAGGTCAGGTTGCGAAAGAATACAAACTCTATACCAAAATTACCGGCGGCCAACGCATCGATTTATTCGGCGCGCAGTTGCATCAATTACCCGCTATTTGGAAAGTGTTGGTGGATGCCGGTTTTGAAACTGGTCACGCTTACGGTAAATCCCTGCGCACGGTGAAATCCTGCGTGGGCAGCACCTGGTGTCGCTACGGTGTATTGGATTCTGTGGGCATGGCCATTGAGTTGGAGAATCGCTACAAGGGCGTGCGCGCGCCACACAAAATTAAATTTGGCGTATCCGGTTGCACACGCGAATGTGCGGAAGCGCAATCCAAGGATTTTGGTGTGATTGCCACCGAAACCGGCTGGAGTTTATACGTGTGCGGCAATGGCGGCATGCGCCCGCGCCACGCCGATTTATTTGCCACTGGCTTGGATGATGTCACGCTCATTCAATACATCGACCGCATTATGATGTTTTATATCCGCACCGCTGACCGTTTGCAGCGTACATCCGTATGGCTGGAAAATCTGGAGGGTGGGTTGGCCTACCTGAAAAAAGTGGTGATTGACGATAAGTTGTCAATCTGTGCCGAACTGGAAGCGCAAATGGCTTACAACATCAGCCAATACCAATGCGAATGGAAAACCACTGTCGAAAATGAAGCGCTGCAAAAACGCTTTAAACATTTTATTAATACTAATGCTACCGATAGTCATTTGGCGTATGTCGTCGAGCGCGAACAAATTCGCCCGGCCACCGCCGAAGAGCGCAGCAATAGTTCTATTCAGTTTGTAGAGTTGGTGGATTAA
- the cobA gene encoding uroporphyrinogen-III C-methyltransferase, which produces MNNFFKASVETLPSAMLKTSRAQKIGDSRGRASASAAGKVWLVGAGPGDAELLTLKALRAINTADIIFYDYLVSADIRALFPSHIPAYYVGKAKNQHSIPQEELNQLLVTQARAGLNVCRLKGGDPFVFGRGGEELLALRSAGVVAEVIPGITSASGCSTYADIPLTHRGLSQGCTFVTGHAEKRLDVNWNALAQLNHTLVFYMGLTRADEIASQLLAGGLADDTPVAIIENGCRSDQRDIISNLRDFPAEVIRAQVKSPALIIVGEVVRMKEKLQAQVQLHGADAQYLLA; this is translated from the coding sequence ATGAACAATTTTTTCAAAGCCAGTGTAGAAACCCTTCCCTCGGCGATGCTGAAAACATCGCGCGCGCAAAAAATCGGCGACAGTCGCGGACGTGCCAGCGCATCAGCGGCGGGGAAAGTGTGGTTGGTGGGCGCTGGCCCGGGCGATGCGGAATTGCTAACCCTGAAAGCCCTGCGCGCCATCAATACTGCCGATATTATTTTTTACGACTATTTGGTCAGCGCCGATATTCGCGCACTATTTCCCAGCCATATTCCTGCCTATTACGTTGGCAAAGCAAAAAACCAGCACAGCATCCCGCAAGAAGAATTGAATCAATTGTTGGTGACGCAAGCACGTGCCGGTTTGAATGTCTGTCGCCTTAAAGGTGGTGACCCCTTTGTCTTTGGTCGCGGCGGCGAAGAATTGTTGGCCTTGCGCAGCGCGGGTGTCGTTGCCGAGGTTATTCCCGGTATTACCTCGGCATCGGGTTGCAGTACCTATGCCGACATCCCCTTGACCCATCGCGGTTTATCCCAAGGCTGCACCTTTGTAACAGGGCACGCCGAAAAACGTTTGGATGTGAATTGGAACGCACTGGCACAACTGAATCACACTCTGGTGTTCTACATGGGGCTGACCCGCGCCGACGAAATTGCCAGCCAATTATTGGCCGGTGGTTTGGCGGACGATACACCCGTTGCCATTATCGAAAACGGGTGCCGTAGCGACCAGCGCGACATTATCTCCAACCTCCGCGATTTTCCGGCAGAGGTTATTCGCGCACAGGTGAAATCACCGGCATTAATTATTGTTGGCGAGGTGGTACGCATGAAAGAAAAATTGCAGGCACAGGTGCAATTACATGGGGCCGATGCGCAATACCTTTTGGCTTGA
- the moaA gene encoding GTP 3',8-cyclase MoaA, which produces MPLIDSFGRTINYVRLSVTDRCDLRCVYCMAEEMQFLPRREVLSIEELALLGETFVALGVSKLRITGGEPLVRKGTLDLLQRLGQLDGLHELCLTTNGTHLPQYAKAIRDAGVNRINISLDSLNPARFRQLTRFGDLQQVLDGIKAAQDAGFERIKLNCVALKHYNADEVPALVQFALSEGLDISFIEEMPLGRIDEHGRAAEFVSSDELRSAISQHHLLQPVLNRSDADAGPARYWQAQGYQSRIGFISPHSDNFCGNCNRVRVTATGRLLLCLGQENSVDLREVLRASENPQQEVRTRIINAMQHKPEKHTFDLNDEPQIVRFMNMTGG; this is translated from the coding sequence ATGCCTTTAATCGATAGCTTCGGTCGAACCATCAATTACGTGCGCCTGTCAGTCACTGACCGCTGTGACCTGCGCTGCGTTTACTGCATGGCCGAGGAGATGCAATTCTTACCGCGCCGCGAGGTTCTCAGCATTGAGGAACTTGCGCTGCTGGGCGAAACCTTCGTAGCGCTGGGGGTCAGCAAATTGCGTATTACCGGCGGCGAGCCGCTGGTGCGTAAAGGCACCCTGGATTTACTGCAACGCCTCGGCCAATTGGACGGACTGCATGAGCTTTGCCTCACCACTAACGGCACCCACCTGCCGCAGTACGCCAAGGCGATCAGGGACGCTGGCGTCAACCGCATTAACATCAGCCTCGATAGCCTGAACCCCGCGCGCTTTCGCCAACTCACCCGCTTCGGCGATCTACAGCAAGTGCTGGACGGTATTAAAGCTGCACAGGATGCGGGCTTCGAGCGTATCAAACTCAACTGTGTTGCCCTGAAACACTACAACGCCGACGAAGTGCCAGCGCTGGTGCAATTTGCATTGAGTGAAGGGCTGGATATCAGTTTTATCGAAGAGATGCCGCTCGGGCGTATTGATGAACATGGGCGCGCCGCCGAGTTTGTCAGCAGCGATGAATTGCGTAGCGCCATCAGCCAGCATCATTTATTGCAGCCAGTACTCAACCGCAGCGATGCCGACGCAGGACCCGCACGTTACTGGCAAGCACAGGGCTACCAGTCGCGTATTGGTTTTATCTCGCCCCACTCCGACAACTTTTGTGGCAATTGCAACCGTGTGCGCGTCACTGCTACCGGTCGCTTATTGTTGTGTTTGGGACAAGAAAACAGCGTTGATTTACGCGAGGTATTGCGCGCAAGTGAAAATCCGCAGCAAGAAGTGCGCACGCGCATTATCAACGCCATGCAGCACAAACCGGAAAAACATACCTTTGATTTAAATGATGAACCGCAAATTGTGCGGTTCATGAATATGACTGGAGGCTAG
- the moaB gene encoding molybdenum cofactor biosynthesis protein B produces MSSQKEFEPLNICVLTVSDTRNLETDTSGQKLQDLLSAAGHRLHDRKLVIDDIYQIRAALSNWIVDPLAQVVLITGGTGFAGRDSTVEAVTPLFDKTVVGFGELFRQVSYEEIGTSTIQSRATAGLANRTLIFCLPGSTGACTTAWTNIIADQLDARHRPCNFVGQLRLENPSPQS; encoded by the coding sequence GTGTCATCCCAAAAAGAATTCGAACCCTTAAATATTTGTGTGCTCACCGTATCCGATACCCGCAACCTGGAGACCGATACCTCCGGCCAAAAATTGCAGGATTTGCTAAGCGCCGCCGGCCATCGATTGCATGACCGCAAGCTGGTGATTGACGATATTTACCAAATCCGCGCGGCGCTCTCCAACTGGATTGTCGACCCACTGGCGCAAGTGGTGCTGATTACTGGCGGCACCGGTTTTGCGGGGCGCGATTCTACGGTTGAAGCAGTCACACCGCTGTTTGATAAAACCGTGGTCGGGTTTGGCGAGTTGTTCCGCCAGGTCTCCTATGAAGAGATAGGCACTTCTACTATTCAATCTCGCGCTACCGCTGGCCTTGCCAATCGCACCCTGATTTTTTGCCTGCCCGGCTCCACCGGCGCTTGCACCACTGCCTGGACAAACATCATTGCCGACCAGCTTGATGCTCGCCACCGCCCCTGCAATTTCGTAGGGCAATTGCGCCTCGAAAACCCGTCACCCCAGAGTTAA
- a CDS encoding bifunctional diguanylate cyclase/phosphodiesterase: protein MKNSLLLDTAVPSLLATMDALTLEPDFQLFFKKAAAAVRTLLNADGTALILLDEESQTFEYKLFEGEQQHLLSAFKGFRFTATTGVAGRALATKSSIFTRDYASAPEAIPEMVNAGLQSNLVIPLISSDKVLGVIASSWFKHTEKVADLSPQLLTLAERIASQIAVACHREQLEAQLRSLVTIDPLTKLLNRRGILDCLDHCLENLQRYNRGFALFFIDVDGLKAANDHWGHETGDVLLRDVAQRMSDVVRKGDQIGRLGGDEFLIIAECDETHIELLAKRFLQALRVPYGIGRKRGRLSGSIGVVLAPQDGNDEINLMRKADAAMYLAKSQGGDRFQRASVKAALPQEQLISIVDVEGALERNELQLWYQPICHLHDLSLVGFEALLRWCKPDGEVISAGPLIQAFESARGDLEYRIGNWVLQEAARQMLLWSKSTFKPDIHINISPRHFLHPSFLVELQNLCEQQQGFGQSLIIEITETAMLEDLERAKRIMLRCRDLGARMAVDDFGTGYASLTYIKRLPLDIIKIDKSFVADLPGNKVDWDITKGIVSIAHALGLTVVAEGAETFEQIGCLRELGCDQVQGYFIHRPMPFADANGWLQHKSKRLPGAANSKVTRTSADHKSGTAGCFCQLSGLQQAFFDPRFTLGKQQPRSA from the coding sequence ATGAAGAACTCCCTGTTGTTAGATACCGCTGTGCCATCGCTCTTGGCCACCATGGATGCCCTAACCCTCGAACCGGATTTCCAATTATTTTTCAAAAAAGCAGCCGCTGCCGTGCGCACCCTGCTGAACGCCGATGGCACCGCTCTGATTTTGCTGGATGAAGAGAGCCAGACCTTTGAATACAAATTGTTTGAAGGCGAACAGCAACATCTATTGAGCGCCTTCAAGGGCTTTCGCTTTACCGCTACCACCGGCGTGGCCGGGCGCGCACTCGCCACCAAGAGCAGTATTTTCACCCGCGACTACGCCAGCGCCCCTGAAGCCATTCCGGAAATGGTCAATGCCGGCCTGCAATCCAACCTGGTGATTCCCCTTATTTCTTCCGACAAGGTGCTGGGGGTTATCGCCTCCTCCTGGTTTAAGCACACCGAAAAAGTCGCCGATTTATCGCCCCAATTGCTCACCCTGGCCGAGCGCATTGCCAGCCAGATCGCCGTAGCCTGCCACCGCGAACAGTTGGAAGCACAACTGCGCTCGCTGGTGACTATCGACCCACTGACCAAGCTGCTCAATCGCCGTGGCATTCTGGATTGCCTTGACCACTGCCTGGAAAACCTGCAGCGCTACAACCGGGGTTTTGCCCTGTTTTTTATTGATGTGGACGGACTGAAAGCCGCCAACGATCACTGGGGCCACGAAACCGGCGATGTGCTGCTGCGCGATGTGGCCCAGCGCATGAGCGATGTGGTGCGCAAAGGTGATCAGATTGGCCGCTTGGGCGGCGATGAATTTTTGATTATTGCGGAGTGCGACGAGACCCATATAGAGCTGCTCGCCAAACGGTTTTTACAAGCCCTGCGCGTGCCCTACGGCATAGGGCGAAAGCGCGGGCGACTGAGCGGTAGCATCGGCGTGGTGCTGGCACCGCAAGACGGCAACGATGAAATCAATCTGATGCGCAAAGCCGATGCCGCCATGTACCTCGCCAAAAGCCAGGGCGGTGATCGTTTCCAGCGCGCCTCGGTGAAAGCCGCGCTGCCGCAGGAACAGCTAATCTCCATCGTGGATGTGGAAGGCGCGCTGGAGCGCAACGAATTGCAATTGTGGTATCAACCCATTTGCCACTTGCACGATTTGTCGCTGGTTGGCTTTGAAGCCTTGCTGCGCTGGTGCAAACCCGATGGCGAAGTCATCAGCGCCGGGCCATTAATTCAGGCCTTTGAATCCGCGCGTGGCGATTTGGAATACCGCATCGGCAATTGGGTATTGCAGGAAGCCGCGCGCCAGATGCTGCTGTGGAGTAAAAGCACCTTCAAGCCGGACATTCATATCAACATTTCGCCGCGCCATTTTTTGCATCCTTCTTTTTTAGTGGAGCTGCAAAACCTGTGCGAACAACAGCAGGGGTTTGGCCAATCGCTGATTATTGAAATTACCGAAACCGCCATGCTGGAAGACCTGGAACGCGCCAAGCGCATTATGCTGCGCTGCCGCGATTTGGGCGCGCGCATGGCGGTGGATGATTTTGGCACTGGCTATGCGTCGCTCACCTACATCAAGCGCCTGCCGCTGGACATCATCAAAATCGACAAGTCCTTTGTCGCCGATTTGCCCGGCAACAAAGTGGATTGGGATATCACCAAAGGCATAGTGTCCATCGCCCATGCACTGGGTTTGACCGTGGTGGCGGAAGGGGCGGAAACCTTTGAACAGATTGGCTGCTTGCGCGAATTGGGCTGCGATCAGGTGCAGGGTTACTTTATCCATCGCCCCATGCCATTTGCCGATGCCAATGGCTGGCTGCAGCACAAAAGCAAACGCTTGCCAGGTGCAGCAAACAGCAAGGTGACGCGCACGTCGGCGGACCATAAATCGGGCACAGCAGGATGCTTCTGCCAATTAAGCGGGTTACAGCAGGCGTTTTTTGACCCGCGCTTCACGCTGGGCAAACAGCAACCGCGCTCGGCCTGA